The DNA sequence CGAGGTGCCGAAGGCCGAAGACGTCGCGGTGGTGACGCCGGAGCAGGTGCGGGCGCTGCACCAGGCGTCCGTGCTGCCGCGCGGCGCGGTGCTGGTCCTGGTCGGCGACCTCGACCCCACCGCGGTCATCGGCGACCTGGAGAAGGTGCTCGGCGGCTGGGCGTCCGACCGCGCCGCCGTGCGGCTCCCGGCGCTGCCGGACCTGACGGGCCCGAACGTGCTGCTGGTGCCGCGCGCCGGCGCCGTCCAGTCGCAGATCCGGCTCTCCGCGCAGACCGTTCCGCGCACCGACCCGGGGTACGCGGCGCTGCAGCTGGCGAACCTGGCCTACGGCGGGTACTTCTCGTCGCGGCTGGTGGAGAACATCCGCGAGAACAAGGGGTACACCTACTCCGCGCACTCGGGCTTCGAGTTCACCGACGGCACCGCGGTGGTGAACGTCGACGCGGACACCGCGACCGACGCGACCGCCCCGGCGCTGCTGGAGACCCGCTACGAACTGGGCCGCCTCGGCCAGGTCCCGCCGGCCGGCGACGAGCTGGAATCGGTGCGGCAGTACGCGATCGGCTCGCTGCTGACGTCGACGTCGTCGCAGGCCGGGCTGGCCGGGCAGGTGCTCGCGCTGGCGTCGACCGGGCTGGGCCTGGAGTGGCTGAACGAGCACCCGGCGCGGGTGGCCGCGGTGACCGCCGACGAGGTGGCCGAAGCGGCGCTGAAGTTCTTCGCCCCCAAGCGGTTCACCGGCGTGGTCGTCGGCGACGCGGCGGTGCTGGAACACAAGCTCCTCGCGCTCGGCGACGTCGTGGTGGGCGAGCCGGCCTGATGTCCGTCCCGTTCGAACTGGGGGATCCGCCCACTCTGTCCCGGTCCACTGTGGACCGCCAGGAAGGCTTGCGCACCAACCCGGAACGCCTGCTCGCGAAGTGGCCCGATGCCCGGGTCGTCCTGCTGGACGACACCGGGCGCACCCCGGTCGTCGAGGGTT is a window from the Amycolatopsis sp. cg9 genome containing:
- a CDS encoding M16 family metallopeptidase; the encoded protein is MTSATHRSAAEIGRTAQGPRPLPPLGAQRAAADLSHVDTELANGLRVLAVRKATVPLVEARLWIPFAGDDALHPAIAEVLAETILTGTARRNRIEIDAELALIGGDIGAGVDPERLVLTGSALADKLPTFLDVLGDVLTGATYADEEIAREKERLVERIAVSRTQPRTIAREALQKHRYGDHPATREVPKAEDVAVVTPEQVRALHQASVLPRGAVLVLVGDLDPTAVIGDLEKVLGGWASDRAAVRLPALPDLTGPNVLLVPRAGAVQSQIRLSAQTVPRTDPGYAALQLANLAYGGYFSSRLVENIRENKGYTYSAHSGFEFTDGTAVVNVDADTATDATAPALLETRYELGRLGQVPPAGDELESVRQYAIGSLLTSTSSQAGLAGQVLALASTGLGLEWLNEHPARVAAVTADEVAEAALKFFAPKRFTGVVVGDAAVLEHKLLALGDVVVGEPA